The genomic region CCTCGTTAGGGATAGTCCCTAAAACCCCATATTTATTATACAGCCTAAAAAATTACTGTATTTTTTCCATAAGAACCAAACACTAATAACTCAAACGCATCTTTATTTTCAAAAAAATACCCTCCTTACTGGTTTGTCCAGTAAAGAGGGCACATATCAAAACCCTTCTCTTTTTCTTTTATAGAACTTTTGCGTTATATACTTCTTCGGGCTTAGCGGCCAATAGTCTTGCTGCCATATCTTTTTTCATCTGAATCAAAGTAGTCTCTTCTTCTTCACTTCTATCTTCTTTTCTTGATAATTCAATAAATTCTTTTAGTACAAAACCTGGCTTTATGGTTATAACGACTGTTTTATCTCTATACTTGAATTTAAAATAATATCTTCCATGGGGACTTTCTAAGACTTCTTCAGCTTCTTTTAAATTAATATCAACGGAAATTCTACCACCTGTTACGCATCTTGTTACCATTTCAAAAGCATCTAGCCCTCCCGGTCCCGGAAATGCTGTAATAAGATATATCTCTCTTCTTTCTAATAATTTCCCATCATCTAAAAGTGGAAAGGCTCTACTCATGACTTGAAATGCATGAGCTACTCCCCCGGGATAACCTACACCATGATAGTTTAGTAAATCATCAAAGCTATATTCTAATTCATGTCCTTTTTCTAATACTTTTATTTTATCCATGTTTCTTCCTTTCTTGTTAAAACTACTTCCTCAATATTGTAGCAACTTCATCATCTGATAATTTGTAATCATATTTCTAATACTTTTATTTATCCATGTTTCTTCCTTTCTTGTTAAAACTACTTCCTCAATATTGTAGCAACTTCATCATCTGATAATTTGTAATCATATACATATTCAAAGAAATTCTTTAACTCTACTTCCATGTCCATATCTGAAAACAATTGTGGATACTGTATTTTTGCAGCCCATTTAACTGTAAGCGGAGTTTCAACCCCAGGAGGATCCCACCTATAAACACCTATAGGAATTTTGTATACTTGTTTGTTAGCTACAGCTTTAATTGTTGACCAGTCTCTACCTTCCTGCTTATTTTCAATAAAGTCTTCCGGCATTAAGTCTGAATGATTTCCTAAATAAATGATATCAGGGTTCCATACAATCATCTGCTCCATGTCCACTTCAGCCAATTTACCCTTAAGCTCGTGGGCCGGATTATAGGCTCCACTTGGTTTCATCCAATGGTCGTATGTTTTTACAGCTATTTTCATGTCACTATAAAACTCTATAACTTTTGGTTTATCTTCATCTTTTATTTCAGCTAACTTTGATGTTACTTCATTAATTCCTTTGTCCATATATTCAACTAATAAGTCGCCACGTTCTTTCTTTTGAAGTACTTCAGATATCATTTTTATATTTTCTTTTATACTGTCAAATTCTGCCCTCTTTAAAGCTACTACCTTAAGTCCTGCAGCTTCCATTTTTTCAATTTCTTTCTCAATATTCGAATAAATAAACACTACATCCGGTTTTAGCTTCAATAACTCTTCCACGTTAACAACTGAGTCTTTTGAACACCATTTAGTATTCGCATTAGCTAGTTGTGGATACATGTTTTTTAAAACACTTTCTTCAAAAGCTTTAATAGAAGATGGGTTGCATCCTACAATTTTATCTGTCTTTCCATCAATTGCATATATTATAGACGGAAGAGGCTTGTCCACCGTTGCAATTCTTTCCGGTGTTTTTTCAAATTTAATCGTTTTTCCTCTAACATCAGTAACCGAGTATTCGCTTTCTTTTACCTCTTTAACTTCTTGCACTTGACTAGCTTCTTTTTCGCTGC from Campylobacter concisus harbors:
- a CDS encoding ABC transporter substrate-binding protein, producing the protein MKRRISLLLFLVLALILNACGGSEKEASQVQEVKEVKESEYSVTDVRGKTIKFEKTPERIATVDKPLPSIIYAIDGKTDKIVGCNPSSIKAFEESVLKNMYPQLANANTKWCSKDSVVNVEELLKLKPDVVFIYSNIEKEIEKMEAAGLKVVALKRAEFDSIKENIKMISEVLQKKERGDLLVEYMDKGINEVTSKLAEIKDEDKPKVIEFYSDMKIAVKTYDHWMKPSGAYNPAHELKGKLAEVDMEQMIVWNPDIIYLGNHSDLMPEDFIENKQEGRDWSTIKAVANKQVYKIPIGVYRWDPPGVETPLTVKWAAKIQYPQLFSDMDMEVELKNFFEYVYDYKLSDDEVATILRK